The candidate division KSB1 bacterium genome includes a region encoding these proteins:
- a CDS encoding FAD-dependent oxidoreductase, translated as MEHYKYLIVGGGMTAASAIEGIREVDANGSIGVIAAEAHRPYDRPPLSKQLWTGKKTVAEIMRQLPPANLTFHLGRTAKALSLAAKQVTDAQGITYTFDKLLLASGGAPRRLPFGGDHLIYFRSFDSYQRLRDLADGHDTFAVIGGGFIGSEVAAALAMNGKKVTIIVPEKGICDRLFPADVVTFLNDYYRQKGVTVLTGESVTHLEGQGTELKLVTKSNRRIAAHGVVAGIGIVPNVELAVAAGIKVDNGIVVDHSLRTSHAEVFAAGDVANYHDHVLGVRRRVEHEDLANTMGKAAGQSMAGATVNFRHSPFFYSDLFEIGYEAVGELDSRLNVVADWQEKYQTGVLYYLADNHVRGVLLWNVWGKVDEARALIASGETVTAASLKGRIS; from the coding sequence ATGGAACACTACAAGTATTTAATCGTCGGCGGGGGCATGACCGCCGCTTCCGCCATCGAGGGCATTCGCGAAGTCGATGCCAACGGTTCGATTGGGGTGATCGCCGCTGAAGCCCACCGTCCTTATGACCGGCCGCCGTTGTCCAAACAACTGTGGACTGGAAAAAAGACCGTGGCCGAGATCATGCGTCAGTTGCCGCCAGCCAACCTCACATTCCATCTTGGCCGTACCGCCAAGGCATTATCCCTCGCTGCGAAACAGGTAACTGATGCTCAAGGCATCACCTACACCTTCGACAAGCTCTTGTTGGCCAGCGGCGGCGCCCCGCGCCGGCTGCCCTTTGGCGGTGATCACCTCATCTACTTCCGTTCATTCGACAGTTATCAACGGCTGCGGGATTTGGCCGATGGCCATGACACATTTGCCGTGATCGGCGGCGGCTTTATCGGCTCCGAAGTCGCGGCAGCGCTTGCCATGAACGGCAAGAAAGTGACCATCATCGTGCCTGAGAAGGGAATCTGTGATCGCCTCTTCCCGGCTGATGTGGTGACGTTTCTGAACGATTATTATCGTCAAAAAGGCGTCACGGTGCTTACCGGAGAATCGGTGACACACTTGGAAGGCCAGGGCACGGAGTTGAAGCTGGTGACCAAGAGCAATCGCCGGATTGCTGCCCATGGGGTGGTAGCCGGCATCGGCATCGTGCCGAATGTGGAACTTGCTGTTGCCGCCGGCATCAAGGTGGACAATGGCATCGTTGTGGATCACTCGCTGCGCACCAGCCACGCCGAGGTCTTTGCCGCTGGTGATGTTGCCAATTATCACGATCACGTTTTGGGCGTGCGTCGCCGCGTAGAGCATGAAGACCTTGCCAACACCATGGGCAAAGCAGCAGGGCAGTCGATGGCCGGGGCCACTGTGAACTTCAGGCATTCTCCGTTTTTCTATTCGGATCTGTTTGAGATCGGCTATGAAGCGGTTGGCGAGCTCGACTCACGTTTGAACGTCGTAGCGGATTGGCAGGAAAAATATCAAACCGGAGTTCTTTATTACCTTGCCGACAATCACGTGCGCGGCGTTTTGCTGTGGAACGTGTGGGGCAAGGTCGATGAAGCCCGCGCGTTGATTGCCTCCGGCGAAACAGTCACTGCAGCGTCACTAAAGGGTCGGATTTCATGA
- a CDS encoding sigma-54-dependent Fis family transcriptional regulator, protein MNSESPKTESLFALAKILGQQNDFQEIVRLISSTATALFNAEVASIMMINPGTQETIKTIFKGGKEIAAAPYQYVQNVVVGWAMKHQRAFLSTDLQADARFDAEAFAGEAVRGALCVPFMSQGRALGYLLVLSENENAAFDEAALQLLENLAAVCTPFLSNVQRIQEYFNAPLPEVALLGQFEPLGLIGKSKPFIELLRAVEAASRCDVRVLLEGQSGTGKERVARAIHALSGRRKFPFVAIDCGAIPEHLVESELFGHARGAFTGANYERKGLMMEAHQGTLFMDEMANLPVEMQAKLLRVLQEGEVRPVGSNKSREVDVRIIAATSVSLRQLVEEKNFREDLFYRLHVFPIYLPTLNERREDIPLLANHFLKKFADEQKKPVESFENSLLNFLQQRQWPGNVRELENFVERLVTLAPPDAVVLTSKTIPAEFQSELQSAATLEDDSARKSLQEKVNEFEAQLIRKALEETQWNQSQAARLLGTAEYTIRYKMEKLGIAKPGQKRRG, encoded by the coding sequence ATGAACTCCGAATCCCCAAAAACCGAAAGCCTCTTCGCGCTAGCCAAAATCCTCGGCCAGCAGAATGATTTTCAGGAAATCGTGCGCCTGATTTCCTCGACGGCAACGGCGCTGTTCAACGCCGAGGTGGCTTCGATCATGATGATCAACCCCGGCACGCAGGAAACTATCAAAACCATTTTCAAAGGCGGCAAGGAAATCGCCGCGGCGCCGTATCAATACGTGCAGAACGTCGTCGTCGGTTGGGCGATGAAACATCAACGCGCGTTTTTGAGCACGGATTTGCAAGCGGATGCACGCTTTGATGCCGAGGCCTTTGCCGGCGAAGCCGTGCGCGGCGCCCTGTGTGTGCCGTTCATGAGTCAGGGACGCGCGCTCGGCTATTTGCTCGTGTTAAGTGAAAATGAAAACGCGGCGTTTGACGAAGCCGCGCTACAATTGCTGGAAAATCTTGCCGCGGTTTGCACGCCGTTTCTCAGCAATGTGCAGCGCATTCAAGAATATTTCAACGCGCCGCTGCCGGAAGTGGCGCTGCTCGGGCAATTCGAGCCGCTCGGTTTGATCGGCAAATCGAAACCGTTCATCGAGCTGTTGCGCGCGGTGGAGGCTGCCAGCCGCTGCGACGTGCGGGTGTTGTTGGAAGGGCAAAGCGGCACCGGCAAGGAACGCGTGGCTCGCGCCATTCACGCGCTGAGCGGCCGGAGAAAATTTCCGTTTGTGGCGATTGATTGCGGCGCGATTCCGGAGCATCTGGTCGAAAGCGAGCTGTTCGGCCACGCGCGCGGCGCGTTTACCGGCGCCAACTACGAGCGCAAAGGCTTGATGATGGAAGCGCATCAAGGCACACTCTTCATGGACGAGATGGCGAATTTGCCGGTGGAGATGCAGGCGAAATTGCTGCGTGTGCTGCAAGAAGGCGAAGTGCGCCCCGTCGGCAGCAACAAATCCCGCGAGGTGGATGTGCGCATCATCGCCGCCACCAGCGTGTCGCTGCGCCAATTGGTCGAGGAAAAAAATTTCCGCGAAGATCTTTTTTACCGCCTGCACGTTTTTCCAATTTATCTGCCGACACTGAACGAACGCCGCGAGGATATTCCGTTGCTGGCCAATCATTTTCTAAAAAAATTTGCGGATGAGCAAAAGAAACCGGTTGAATCTTTCGAGAATTCTTTACTGAATTTTTTGCAGCAGCGCCAATGGCCGGGCAATGTCCGCGAGCTGGAAAATTTTGTCGAACGGTTGGTCACGCTGGCTCCGCCGGATGCCGTTGTTTTGACTTCTAAAACCATCCCTGCGGAATTTCAGTCCGAGTTGCAAAGCGCCGCTACGTTAGAAGATGACTCGGCGCGCAAATCCTTGCAGGAAAAAGTCAATGAATTCGAGGCCCAGCTCATCCGCAAAGCGTTGGAAGAAACCCAATGGAACCAATCCCAAGCCGCGCGCCTTTTGGGAACGGCGGAATACACGATCCGCTATAAAATGGAAAAGCTGGGGATTGCGAAGCCGGGGCAGAAACGGCGGGGGTGA
- a CDS encoding ester cyclase: MKKTTSNPIGVITTLLLNVVIISFASCSGGDTPEIQAMKAELKKIQDERAMIEQNLATFDTLDFTVFSNQQWTRFHESHAKDIKVYWPDGHTTQGLDVHIEDLKALFVHAPDTRIKEHPIRFGSGKYTAVTGVFEGTFTKPMPIGGGKFIQPTGKAFKMPMATIGIWENGVMTEEHLFWDNQTYMKQIGLAK; this comes from the coding sequence ATGAAGAAAACAACTTCTAACCCGATCGGCGTGATCACAACTCTTTTGTTAAATGTCGTGATCATCAGCTTCGCGTCCTGCTCTGGCGGCGACACGCCGGAGATACAGGCGATGAAAGCCGAGCTGAAAAAGATTCAAGATGAGCGCGCTATGATCGAGCAGAATCTGGCGACTTTCGATACGCTCGATTTTACCGTATTCAGCAACCAACAATGGACACGGTTTCACGAGAGCCATGCGAAAGACATCAAAGTGTATTGGCCCGATGGGCATACGACGCAAGGCCTCGACGTGCACATTGAAGACTTGAAAGCCTTGTTCGTCCACGCGCCTGACACGAGAATCAAGGAGCATCCCATTCGATTCGGTTCCGGAAAGTACACGGCCGTTACCGGAGTTTTTGAAGGCACATTTACCAAGCCCATGCCCATCGGCGGTGGCAAATTCATCCAGCCAACCGGCAAGGCGTTCAAAATGCCGATGGCGACAATAGGGATTTGGGAAAATGGCGTGATGACGGAGGAACATCTCTTTTGGGATAATCAGACATACATGAAACAGATTGGATTGGCAAAGTGA
- a CDS encoding VOC family protein: MYRTKIGHAHLKVRDLHKAVAFYTKFLNLKVTEMVGDHYAFLSGGSLHHEIALQQVGADAPQPPRFSTGLYHVAFEVPDKKSFALAYQNLTEAGVSVYLVDHLISWAMYFGDPDGNGLEIYVDTRKEPDGRDLWHGENLPLERDMILSFLKFT; this comes from the coding sequence ATGTATCGCACAAAAATCGGCCACGCGCATCTCAAAGTGCGCGATTTGCACAAAGCCGTTGCGTTCTACACGAAATTTCTCAACCTGAAAGTGACTGAGATGGTTGGTGATCACTACGCCTTTCTCAGCGGCGGTTCATTGCATCATGAGATTGCTTTGCAGCAAGTGGGAGCGGACGCCCCGCAACCGCCGCGGTTCAGCACGGGTTTGTACCATGTCGCTTTCGAGGTGCCGGACAAAAAGTCCTTCGCACTGGCTTATCAGAATCTAACCGAAGCCGGCGTTTCGGTCTACCTTGTAGATCATCTGATCAGTTGGGCCATGTACTTCGGCGACCCTGATGGCAATGGTTTGGAAATCTATGTGGATACTCGCAAGGAACCAGATGGCCGCGATTTGTGGCATGGCGAAAATTTGCCGCTGGAGAGAGACATGATTCTGTCTTTTCTTAAGTTCACTTGA
- a CDS encoding Crp/Fnr family transcriptional regulator: MFDLLRTHINKRLHLTTEELDRCTQFFVHRTVRKRQLLLQNGDVCRYLAFVNNGCLREYTIDHKGEEHIIQFAIEDWWISDLNSFLSGAPSTHNIDALQDSEVLLLEKSAREKLFAAVPAMERFFRLLLESNYIATHKRINDALSASAEERYLAFIETYPRLVEQVPQNQIASYIGITPQSLSRIRKELAAKR; this comes from the coding sequence ATGTTCGACTTGCTTCGCACACATATCAACAAACGCCTCCATCTCACCACGGAAGAGCTTGACCGCTGTACTCAGTTCTTCGTGCACCGGACGGTCAGGAAGCGGCAACTTTTGCTGCAGAACGGCGACGTGTGCAGGTATCTGGCTTTTGTCAACAATGGCTGTCTGCGCGAGTACACGATTGATCACAAGGGTGAGGAACACATCATCCAGTTCGCGATTGAGGACTGGTGGATTTCCGATCTCAACAGCTTTCTCTCTGGCGCGCCGTCAACGCACAATATCGATGCCTTGCAAGATTCCGAAGTGCTGCTGTTGGAAAAATCTGCGCGGGAGAAGCTGTTCGCCGCCGTTCCCGCCATGGAGCGTTTCTTCCGCCTGCTTTTGGAATCAAATTACATTGCCACCCACAAAAGAATCAACGATGCGCTCAGCGCCTCTGCCGAAGAGCGTTATCTGGCGTTTATCGAAACCTACCCCCGTCTGGTTGAGCAAGTGCCGCAAAACCAGATTGCTTCCTACATCGGCATTACCCCGCAATCACTCAGCCGCATCCGCAAAGAGCTCGCGGCCAAGCGCTGA
- a CDS encoding pirin family protein — MSLRPIQRMIKSKPTIEGAGVHLRRAFGFGNTSDFDPFLLLDDFRNDVPEDYLAGFPWHPHRGIQTVTYVLDGNVEHGDSLGNRGVIGAGDVQWMTAGSGIIHQEMPKGNEAGRMHGFQLWVNLPASLKMTAPRYQEVKAVDIPEVTDDDSTRVRVVSGNFWGKTGPVDGVASNPVYLDVSVPSGKRKILPVETTRHAFAYVFAGEGKFCNASGPLAAPTEPVGWWDTKPPIQADNRSLILFDRGDEVEVQAGEDGIRFLLISGQPLHEPVAWYGPIVMNTQEQLRQAFEELQQGTFLRTADSK, encoded by the coding sequence ATGTCTCTTCGTCCCATTCAACGAATGATAAAGTCCAAACCCACCATCGAAGGCGCAGGAGTGCATCTGCGGCGCGCCTTCGGTTTTGGCAACACGTCAGATTTCGATCCCTTTCTGCTTCTCGATGATTTCCGCAATGACGTTCCGGAGGATTATCTGGCTGGCTTTCCCTGGCATCCCCATCGGGGAATCCAGACGGTCACCTATGTTCTCGATGGCAACGTGGAGCACGGTGACAGCCTCGGCAACCGTGGCGTCATCGGCGCCGGCGACGTCCAGTGGATGACCGCCGGGAGCGGGATCATCCACCAGGAGATGCCCAAAGGCAATGAGGCCGGACGGATGCATGGTTTTCAGCTTTGGGTCAACCTTCCGGCCTCGCTCAAAATGACGGCGCCTCGGTATCAGGAAGTGAAGGCGGTGGACATTCCGGAGGTTACTGATGACGATAGCACGCGCGTCCGGGTAGTAAGCGGAAACTTCTGGGGAAAGACAGGACCCGTTGACGGCGTCGCGTCGAACCCCGTCTATCTGGATGTGTCCGTGCCTTCCGGCAAGCGGAAGATTCTGCCGGTAGAAACGACGCGCCACGCGTTTGCTTATGTCTTCGCCGGCGAGGGAAAGTTTTGCAACGCCTCCGGTCCGCTGGCGGCGCCGACCGAGCCTGTTGGCTGGTGGGACACCAAGCCTCCAATCCAGGCCGACAACCGATCGCTTATACTTTTTGACCGCGGCGACGAAGTCGAGGTACAAGCCGGAGAGGATGGCATCAGATTTCTTCTCATCTCAGGGCAGCCGCTCCACGAGCCGGTGGCGTGGTACGGCCCGATTGTGATGAACACGCAGGAGCAGCTCCGCCAGGCGTTCGAGGAACTCCAGCAGGGAACGTTTCTACGGACGGCGGACTCCAAGTGA
- a CDS encoding protein kinase, giving the protein MIGQTILHYKILAKLGEGGMGIVYKAEDTKLRRLVALKFLPENLTREAEAKARLLQEARAAAALNHPNICTIYEIGEAEDKFFIAMEYVEGETLRKTLISKQLSVTSVVEYALQIAAGLQAAHEKGVIHRDIKSANIMVTAKGQIKIMDFGLAKLAGSSFLTKDKATMGTVAYMSPEQARGRKVDQRTDLWSFGVVLYEMLTGQLPFQSDHEQVLIYAIINETPEPISDLRLDTPLALAAIVNKALTKNADKRYQDIDAILADLQALQKTVSFTMPAMKTPGPRPGNLPVPSTPLVGREQELAALTQLLLREDVRLVTLTGPGGTGKTRLGLKAAANLNEVFTDGTFFVSLAANTDAKLVMSTIAQTFGIFENPVRSVAEGVIAYLHEKHLLLLLDNFEQVVDATAVVAELLAACPKLKIIVTSRSVLHLTGEHEFAVQPLATPDPKQTLALEALTHFAAIELFKQRAQSVQPDFAITLENAKAIAEICYRLDGLPLAIELAAARLKIFSPQAILARLEKRFELLKGGARDMPARHHTLQQAIAWSYDLLNEEEKAWFRRLAVFSGGCPLDAVEVVCRAKNRLTCSALDVIAALIDKSLLRQDQTAVDEPRFVMLETIREYALECLRASEDWEAARRAHADFFLALALQAEPELTGPKQKVWLTKLEREHDNFRTLLKWVEETGEVEHGLRLGGALWRFWLVRGHMIEGRERLTALLALPGSAERTRERAKALNGTATIIHEMGDYTTAHPLLLESLEIWRELGDKKAEAAAINNLGWVATMRCDFDTGRALSAESLILHHELDDKRGIALALNNLGWAACLQGDLTTARSLHESGLSLRREIGDDRGIAFVLTSLGWIEGMQGHYEKATSLLEEAYRRLKVLDDKQLMAIALSYQSNAAIIHGDLERARTLLEESAPFIKEVGSKWALAFYCYTSAIVAHEQNNSKLAEEHLEESLSLYRALENKWGMAYVLNFRGHVKLQKNDMDCAQACYKESLYLSKETGNKLGMANALVGFGRLSHAVGNQNRAARLFAAAEALHLATGAPLPAYVRARFDQEVSAARAALGEEVFATEYKAGKEMAVEQTIEYALKDVVST; this is encoded by the coding sequence ATGATCGGTCAGACAATCCTGCACTACAAAATCCTCGCCAAGCTCGGCGAAGGCGGCATGGGCATCGTTTACAAAGCGGAAGACACCAAGCTGCGGCGCCTGGTGGCGCTGAAATTTCTGCCGGAAAATTTGACTCGCGAGGCCGAGGCCAAAGCGCGGCTGCTTCAGGAAGCGCGCGCTGCTGCCGCACTCAACCATCCCAATATTTGCACCATCTATGAAATTGGCGAAGCCGAAGATAAATTTTTCATTGCAATGGAATACGTTGAAGGGGAAACGCTGCGCAAGACGTTGATCAGTAAACAGTTATCAGTGACCAGCGTTGTTGAGTATGCCCTGCAAATCGCCGCGGGCTTGCAGGCGGCGCACGAAAAGGGCGTCATTCATCGTGACATCAAAAGCGCGAATATTATGGTCACGGCCAAAGGCCAAATCAAAATCATGGACTTCGGGCTGGCCAAGCTCGCCGGCAGCTCGTTTCTGACCAAAGATAAAGCGACGATGGGCACGGTGGCGTACATGTCGCCCGAGCAGGCGCGCGGCAGAAAAGTCGATCAGCGCACCGATCTTTGGTCATTTGGCGTCGTGCTCTACGAAATGCTCACCGGCCAATTGCCGTTTCAGAGCGATCATGAGCAGGTGCTGATTTATGCGATCATCAACGAAACGCCGGAACCGATCAGCGATTTGCGGCTGGACACACCGCTGGCGTTGGCAGCCATCGTCAACAAAGCGTTGACTAAAAATGCGGACAAACGTTATCAAGATATCGATGCGATATTGGCGGATTTGCAAGCTTTGCAAAAAACAGTGAGCTTTACAATGCCGGCGATGAAAACGCCAGGCCCGCGCCCGGGCAATTTGCCCGTGCCCTCGACGCCGCTTGTCGGGCGCGAGCAAGAGCTTGCGGCCCTCACCCAGCTTCTGCTTCGTGAGGACGTGCGATTGGTCACGCTAACCGGACCAGGCGGCACCGGCAAGACCAGGCTTGGCCTGAAAGCGGCCGCCAATTTGAACGAAGTGTTCACGGACGGAACCTTTTTTGTTTCTCTCGCCGCCAACACGGATGCCAAGCTGGTGATGTCCACCATTGCCCAGACCTTCGGAATCTTTGAAAACCCTGTGCGTTCAGTAGCCGAGGGCGTCATCGCTTATTTGCACGAAAAGCATTTGCTCCTGCTGCTCGACAACTTTGAGCAAGTGGTTGATGCGACGGCGGTGGTTGCCGAATTGCTGGCCGCTTGCCCGAAGCTGAAAATTATCGTCACCAGCCGCTCGGTGTTGCACCTCACAGGCGAGCACGAGTTTGCGGTGCAACCGCTTGCCACACCCGATCCGAAGCAAACGCTTGCTCTCGAAGCGCTCACCCATTTTGCGGCGATAGAACTTTTCAAACAGCGCGCTCAATCCGTGCAACCGGATTTCGCCATCACTCTTGAAAATGCCAAAGCCATTGCCGAAATTTGTTATCGCCTCGATGGTTTGCCATTGGCGATCGAGCTCGCGGCGGCGCGCCTCAAAATATTTTCGCCGCAGGCGATTTTGGCGCGGCTCGAGAAACGTTTCGAGCTTTTGAAAGGCGGGGCGCGCGATATGCCGGCGCGCCACCACACCTTGCAGCAAGCCATTGCATGGAGCTACGACTTGCTCAACGAGGAGGAGAAAGCGTGGTTCCGCCGGCTGGCCGTGTTTTCCGGCGGTTGCCCTCTGGACGCGGTTGAAGTGGTTTGCCGCGCCAAAAATCGTCTAACGTGCTCAGCGTTGGATGTCATTGCGGCTCTGATTGACAAGAGCCTGCTGCGTCAAGATCAAACCGCGGTGGATGAGCCGCGATTTGTGATGCTTGAAACGATTCGCGAATACGCTTTGGAATGTTTGCGCGCCAGCGAAGATTGGGAGGCGGCGAGGCGCGCTCACGCCGATTTTTTTTTGGCCTTGGCGCTGCAGGCCGAACCCGAGCTGACCGGGCCAAAGCAAAAAGTTTGGTTGACGAAATTGGAACGTGAGCACGACAACTTCCGTACCTTGCTCAAGTGGGTGGAAGAAACCGGCGAGGTGGAACACGGGCTGCGCTTGGGCGGCGCGCTGTGGCGATTCTGGCTGGTGCGCGGCCACATGATCGAAGGCCGCGAACGGCTGACCGCGCTGTTGGCGCTTCCAGGTTCCGCCGAACGCACGCGCGAACGCGCCAAGGCGCTGAATGGCACCGCCACCATCATTCATGAAATGGGAGATTACACCACCGCTCACCCTCTTCTCCTCGAAAGTCTGGAGATTTGGCGGGAGCTTGGCGACAAGAAAGCCGAGGCCGCAGCCATTAACAACCTGGGCTGGGTGGCAACCATGCGTTGTGATTTTGATACGGGACGCGCGCTTTCAGCAGAAAGCCTGATCTTGCACCACGAGTTGGACGATAAACGCGGCATCGCGCTGGCGCTCAACAATCTTGGGTGGGCGGCATGCTTGCAGGGCGACCTCACAACGGCGCGGTCTCTGCATGAAAGCGGCCTGAGCCTTCGTCGTGAAATCGGCGATGACCGCGGCATTGCTTTTGTGCTGACCAGCCTGGGATGGATTGAGGGCATGCAAGGCCATTATGAAAAGGCCACTTCGCTATTGGAAGAGGCTTATCGCAGACTGAAGGTTCTAGATGACAAGCAGCTCATGGCCATCGCTTTGAGCTATCAGAGCAACGCGGCGATCATTCATGGCGATTTGGAGCGGGCCAGAACACTTCTGGAAGAAAGCGCACCGTTCATAAAAGAAGTGGGAAGCAAATGGGCGCTGGCCTTTTATTGTTACACCTCAGCAATCGTGGCGCACGAACAGAACAACAGCAAGCTGGCGGAAGAGCATCTGGAAGAAAGTCTGTCGCTGTACCGCGCGCTGGAGAATAAATGGGGAATGGCTTATGTCCTCAACTTTCGCGGCCATGTGAAGCTCCAGAAAAATGACATGGACTGCGCCCAGGCCTGTTATAAAGAAAGTTTGTATTTGTCCAAAGAAACGGGCAATAAACTTGGCATGGCCAACGCATTGGTCGGCTTCGGCCGATTGTCGCACGCGGTTGGCAATCAGAATCGCGCCGCCCGCCTTTTTGCCGCGGCGGAGGCTTTGCATCTCGCCACCGGCGCTCCCCTTCCGGCCTACGTGCGCGCGCGTTTCGATCAAGAAGTCTCGGCGGCGCGTGCCGCACTGGGTGAAGAAGTCTTCGCTACTGAATATAAAGCGGGCAAAGAGATGGCGGTGGAGCAGACGATTGAGTATGCATTGAAAGACGTGGTCAGTACTTGA
- a CDS encoding MBL fold metallo-hydrolase: MKTKIFSLVIALMLLISSAASAQSKLQLTVITSSPAGFWVNSALVSGEKDALLIDAQFTLSDAHRVAAAILESRKNLTFIYITHWHPDHYFGLNVLKQAFPNARIVALPATVEDIKQGWETKVKQWKPMYGDNLTSAPVIPEPLQGTTLTLEGETLQIVGPLQGDDKNNSYVLIPSLKAVVCGDIVFDGIFPWTLETTPAERKDWIAVLDKIAALKPSIVVAGHKTPELKDDPSSLQFTKNYLIYYDEALTSSKSSEEFQSKVKSKFPGLGLDLILKLASDAAFSNQKK; the protein is encoded by the coding sequence ATGAAGACAAAAATTTTTTCCCTTGTTATAGCGCTGATGTTGCTCATCAGTTCGGCCGCATCAGCGCAATCCAAATTACAACTCACGGTTATCACCTCGTCGCCTGCAGGTTTTTGGGTCAATTCCGCGCTGGTGTCGGGTGAAAAAGATGCGCTCTTGATTGACGCACAATTCACGTTGAGCGATGCTCATCGTGTCGCTGCGGCGATTCTTGAGAGCAGAAAGAATCTGACCTTCATCTATATCACCCACTGGCATCCCGATCATTACTTTGGGCTGAACGTTCTCAAGCAGGCATTTCCCAACGCTCGCATCGTGGCATTGCCTGCAACCGTGGAGGACATCAAGCAAGGCTGGGAGACGAAGGTCAAGCAATGGAAACCGATGTATGGCGACAATCTCACCTCCGCTCCGGTTATTCCCGAGCCATTGCAAGGCACGACCCTGACGCTCGAAGGCGAGACGCTCCAGATTGTTGGGCCGCTGCAGGGAGATGACAAAAACAATTCCTATGTCTTGATCCCGTCGCTCAAAGCGGTGGTGTGCGGCGATATTGTGTTTGACGGAATTTTTCCGTGGACGTTGGAAACGACACCGGCAGAGCGGAAAGATTGGATTGCAGTGCTTGACAAGATCGCCGCGCTGAAACCGTCGATCGTCGTTGCCGGACACAAGACTCCCGAATTGAAGGACGATCCCTCGAGCTTGCAGTTCACCAAGAATTATCTCATCTACTATGACGAAGCCTTGACTTCCTCAAAATCTTCCGAAGAATTTCAGTCGAAAGTGAAGAGCAAATTTCCGGGGCTCGGCTTGGACCTCATCCTCAAGCTGGCTTCCGATGCTGCTTTCTCGAATCAAAAGAAATAA
- a CDS encoding nuclear transport factor 2 family protein, with the protein METKNNPVATVQRMFDAFKAGNMNALLDTIHPESRWTYVGANPQLSKAVLVGKEGVKKFFDGILKNLSIAEFNPNEFITQDDTVVVIGNESGTVKASGQPFRNEWVQKYVVKDNLITEMEEYNIQVNKP; encoded by the coding sequence ATGGAAACAAAGAACAATCCCGTCGCCACCGTTCAACGCATGTTTGACGCTTTTAAAGCAGGAAACATGAACGCTTTGTTGGACACGATTCACCCGGAATCGCGGTGGACCTATGTTGGGGCAAACCCGCAATTGTCCAAAGCCGTTTTGGTTGGCAAAGAGGGTGTAAAAAAGTTTTTCGACGGCATTCTCAAAAACTTGAGCATCGCTGAATTCAATCCCAATGAATTCATCACACAAGACGATACGGTGGTCGTCATCGGGAATGAATCGGGAACAGTAAAAGCAAGCGGCCAGCCTTTTCGCAATGAATGGGTTCAAAAATACGTCGTGAAAGACAATTTGATTACCGAAATGGAGGAGTATAACATTCAGGTTAACAAACCGTAG
- a CDS encoding YceI family protein, whose translation MAFWKIDPAHSEVSFKVKHLVVSTVTGHFSRFDATIESSTDDFSDAQVSFEAEVNSINTKNEQRDAHLKSPDFFDSKKYPKITFVSTSVKKISDHELQVTGKLTMRGVTKEITLDAVYNGTVAGFDGVQVAGFEIRTKLNRFDFGLQWNALTEAGGVVVGNEVKIEILAEFTKALALAKAA comes from the coding sequence ATGGCATTCTGGAAAATTGACCCCGCCCACTCTGAAGTCAGCTTCAAAGTGAAACATCTTGTGGTTTCGACCGTGACCGGACATTTCAGCCGGTTCGACGCGACGATTGAATCTTCGACAGACGATTTCAGCGATGCCCAGGTTTCATTCGAAGCCGAGGTCAACAGCATCAACACCAAGAACGAGCAACGCGACGCGCACTTGAAATCACCTGATTTCTTCGACAGCAAAAAATATCCGAAGATAACTTTTGTGTCAACCTCGGTGAAGAAAATTTCCGACCATGAGCTGCAGGTGACCGGCAAGCTGACGATGCGCGGCGTGACAAAAGAAATCACGCTTGACGCCGTTTACAACGGCACCGTCGCCGGTTTTGATGGCGTTCAGGTCGCAGGATTCGAGATTCGCACCAAGCTGAACCGCTTTGATTTCGGGCTGCAATGGAATGCGCTCACCGAAGCCGGCGGCGTTGTGGTTGGCAATGAAGTCAAAATCGAGATTCTTGCCGAGTTCACCAAAGCGCTGGCATTGGCGAAAGCCGCTTAA